A genomic stretch from Sphingomonas faeni includes:
- the rsmD gene encoding 16S rRNA (guanine(966)-N(2))-methyltransferase RsmD codes for MRIIAGQWRGRPIVAPKGDSTRPTADRMRETLFSMLTSRVGSFEGLAVADLFAGSGALGIEALSRGAATCMFVESDKLAVDALKANLAKLEIRGDVRATSVMALGPAPAPLDVILMDPPYNTGSGLVALDKLSRLGWFGPATWISLETAKAEVVELAGFEVDATRVHGKARLTLLRPA; via the coding sequence ATGCGTATCATCGCAGGCCAATGGCGCGGACGCCCGATCGTCGCACCCAAGGGTGACTCCACCCGTCCCACGGCGGACCGGATGCGCGAGACATTGTTCTCGATGCTGACCAGCCGGGTCGGGAGTTTCGAGGGGTTGGCGGTCGCCGATCTGTTCGCAGGCTCCGGGGCGCTCGGGATCGAGGCGCTGTCGCGCGGGGCGGCGACGTGCATGTTCGTCGAATCAGACAAGCTGGCGGTCGATGCGCTGAAGGCCAACCTCGCCAAGCTGGAGATCCGCGGTGATGTCCGCGCGACATCGGTGATGGCGCTCGGACCCGCGCCGGCGCCGCTCGACGTGATCCTCATGGATCCGCCGTACAATACCGGTTCCGGGCTGGTCGCGCTCGACAAGCTGTCGCGGCTGGGTTGGTTCGGGCCGGCGACGTGGATCAGCCTGGAGACGGCGAAGGCCGAGGTCGTCGAGCTGGCGGGCTTCGAGGTCGACGCCACGCGGGTCCACGGCAAGGCGCGGCTGACGCTGCTTCGACCCGCCTAA
- the rpsE gene encoding 30S ribosomal protein S5, with protein sequence MADENNTPAVIPVEMTAQDANLTPAPTGYQGGGNSGGGRGRGGPGGGGGGRGGPGGNRSGGPGGNRGGRDGGRGRDNRGGRPGADDGGEELIEKLVHINRVSKTVKGGKRFGFAALVVVGDGKGRAGFGHGKAREVPEAISKATAAAKKKMVRVPLKDGRTLHHDGNGHFGAGKVTLRSAPQGTGIIAGGPMRAVFESLGVADVVTKSVGTSNPYNMIRATFEALGEQTSPKAVAQRRGKKIADLLGHGGSKTAEADAAAITE encoded by the coding sequence ATGGCTGACGAAAACAACACGCCAGCAGTCATCCCGGTTGAGATGACGGCACAGGATGCAAACCTCACCCCGGCGCCGACTGGCTACCAGGGTGGCGGCAACTCCGGTGGCGGTCGCGGTCGCGGCGGTCCCGGTGGCGGCGGTGGTGGTCGTGGTGGCCCCGGCGGCAACCGCAGCGGTGGCCCCGGTGGCAACCGCGGTGGTCGTGACGGCGGTCGCGGTCGCGACAATCGTGGCGGTCGTCCGGGTGCGGATGATGGCGGCGAGGAGCTGATCGAGAAGCTGGTGCACATCAACCGCGTCTCGAAGACCGTCAAGGGCGGTAAGCGCTTCGGCTTCGCAGCGCTCGTCGTCGTCGGCGACGGCAAGGGTCGTGCAGGCTTCGGTCATGGCAAGGCACGCGAAGTGCCGGAAGCCATCTCGAAGGCGACGGCTGCTGCCAAGAAGAAGATGGTTCGCGTTCCTTTGAAGGACGGTCGCACGCTGCATCATGACGGCAACGGTCACTTCGGTGCCGGCAAGGTCACGCTGCGTTCGGCACCTCAGGGTACGGGCATCATCGCCGGTGGCCCGATGCGCGCAGTCTTCGAATCGCTGGGCGTTGCGGACGTTGTGACCAAGTCGGTCGGCACGTCTAACCCCTACAACATGATCCGCGCCACGTTCGAGGCCCTTGGCGAGCAGACCTCGCCCAAGGCCGTCGCACAGCGTCGCGGCAAGAAGATCGCCGACCTGCTCGGCCATGGTGGTTCGAAGACCGCCGAGGCCGATGCAGCTGCGATCACGGAGTAA
- a CDS encoding adenylate kinase: MNIILLGPPGAGKGTQAATLVSERGMVQLSTGDMLRAAVAAGTPVGLQAKSVMASGGLVSDEIVSGIIGERLDQPDTANGVIFDGYPRTAAQAEALDGLLADRGRTLDYVIELGVDEAALIDRVVGRYTCAKCGTGYHDRYKKPVVAGVCDVCGATEFKRRPDDNAETVQNRMAEYRAKTAPILPIYDARGLVHRVDGMADIAHVGSAIASILDGK; encoded by the coding sequence GTGAATATCATCCTTCTTGGACCGCCGGGCGCGGGCAAGGGCACCCAGGCCGCCACGCTCGTCAGCGAGCGCGGCATGGTGCAGCTTTCGACCGGCGACATGCTGCGTGCAGCGGTCGCCGCCGGAACGCCGGTCGGCCTCCAGGCGAAGTCCGTGATGGCATCGGGCGGTCTCGTTTCGGACGAGATCGTCTCGGGCATCATCGGCGAGCGTCTCGACCAGCCGGATACCGCGAACGGCGTCATCTTCGACGGCTACCCGCGGACTGCCGCGCAGGCCGAAGCGCTCGACGGTTTGCTGGCGGATCGCGGCCGCACGCTCGACTATGTCATCGAACTCGGGGTCGACGAAGCCGCGTTGATCGACCGTGTCGTTGGCCGCTACACCTGCGCCAAGTGCGGCACGGGCTATCACGATCGCTACAAGAAGCCGGTCGTTGCGGGCGTCTGCGACGTCTGCGGCGCGACCGAGTTCAAGCGCCGTCCCGACGACAACGCCGAAACCGTCCAAAATCGCATGGCCGAATACCGCGCGAAGACCGCACCGATCTTGCCGATCTACGACGCACGAGGCCTGGTCCACCGCGTCGACGGCATGGCCGACATCGCGCACGTGGGCTCGGCGATCGCTTCGATCCTCGACGGTAAGTAA
- the rplR gene encoding 50S ribosomal protein L18, with protein MTKGLSLFAKRRRRNRTALRARAGTRPRLSVHRSGKHIYAQVIDDAAGTTVASASTLEKDVRGTSGANIDAATSVGKRVAEAAKAAGVTQVVFDRGGFLYHGRVKALADAAREAGLEF; from the coding sequence ATGACCAAGGGACTTTCTCTTTTCGCCAAGCGGCGTCGCCGCAACCGTACCGCGCTCCGCGCACGTGCAGGCACCCGTCCGCGGTTGTCGGTGCATCGCTCGGGCAAGCACATCTATGCCCAGGTGATCGACGATGCCGCTGGCACGACGGTCGCATCGGCCTCGACGCTGGAGAAGGACGTGCGCGGCACGTCCGGCGCCAACATCGACGCGGCGACTTCAGTCGGCAAGCGCGTCGCCGAGGCTGCCAAGGCAGCGGGCGTGACGCAGGTCGTGTTCGATCGCGGCGGCTTCCTCTACCACGGTCGCGTGAAGGCTCTTGCCGATGCCGCGCGCGAAGCCGGATTGGAGTTCTAA
- the rplE gene encoding 50S ribosomal protein L5, which produces MRKLYDETIIKAMTEKFGYKNVMEIPRLDKIVLNMGVGEATQDKKKVDQAASEMELIAGQKPVVTKAKKSIAQFKLREGMPIGVKVTLRRERMYEFLDRFITIALPRVRDFRGLNPKSFDGRGNYACGIKEQIVFPEISYDRVDKIRGMDVIVTTTAKTDDEARELLRLFGFPFPIEDDAADEKKAA; this is translated from the coding sequence ATGCGCAAGCTGTACGACGAGACGATCATCAAGGCGATGACCGAGAAGTTCGGTTACAAGAACGTCATGGAGATCCCCCGGCTCGACAAGATCGTGCTGAACATGGGCGTCGGCGAAGCCACGCAGGACAAGAAGAAGGTCGACCAGGCTGCTTCCGAAATGGAGCTGATCGCCGGCCAGAAGCCTGTCGTGACGAAGGCCAAGAAGTCGATCGCGCAGTTCAAGCTGCGTGAAGGCATGCCGATCGGCGTGAAGGTCACCCTTCGCCGCGAGCGCATGTACGAGTTCCTCGACCGTTTCATCACGATCGCTCTTCCCCGCGTCCGCGATTTCCGCGGGCTCAACCCGAAGAGCTTCGATGGCCGTGGCAACTATGCCTGCGGTATCAAGGAGCAGATCGTGTTCCCAGAAATCAGCTATGACCGGGTCGACAAGATCCGCGGCATGGATGTGATCGTGACGACGACCGCAAAGACCGACGATGAGGCTCGCGAGCTTCTGCGTCTGTTCGGTTTCCCGTTCCCGATCGAAGACGACGCTGCCGACGAGAAGAAGGCAGCTTAA
- the rplO gene encoding 50S ribosomal protein L15, which translates to MKLNELRDNEGARKSKMRVGRGIGSGKGKTAGRGQKGQKSREGVSIAGFEGGQMPLHMRLPKRGFNNIFRKDFAEVNLGAIQLAVDAGKIEANATLDHDALKAAGLARGGKDGVRLLAKGELTTVLSFTVDGASKGAIEAVEKIGGKVEVIHFVPAAEKAAAKKGVKYKERAAHKASFKA; encoded by the coding sequence ATGAAGCTCAACGAACTCCGCGATAACGAAGGTGCCCGTAAGTCCAAGATGCGCGTCGGACGCGGCATCGGCTCGGGCAAGGGCAAGACCGCAGGCCGCGGCCAGAAGGGCCAGAAGAGCCGCGAGGGCGTGTCCATCGCCGGCTTCGAAGGCGGCCAGATGCCGCTCCACATGCGTCTGCCTAAGCGCGGCTTCAACAACATCTTCCGCAAGGACTTCGCAGAGGTCAACCTCGGCGCGATCCAGCTCGCGGTCGACGCCGGCAAGATCGAGGCGAACGCCACGCTCGACCACGACGCGCTGAAGGCCGCTGGCCTGGCACGCGGCGGCAAGGACGGCGTCCGCCTCCTCGCCAAGGGCGAGCTGACCACGGTCCTCTCGTTCACCGTCGACGGCGCGTCGAAGGGCGCGATCGAAGCGGTCGAGAAGATCGGCGGCAAGGTCGAAGTGATCCACTTCGTCCCCGCAGCCGAGAAGGCTGCCGCCAAGAAGGGCGTGAAGTACAAGGAGCGTGCGGCGCACAAGGCGTCGTTCAAGGCTTAA
- the rpsN gene encoding 30S ribosomal protein S14, giving the protein MAKLSSVNKNERRKRMVKQYAPKYAALKAIAADKTLDDGERLIARLKMAALPRNANPTRIRNRCELTGRPRAYYRKFRLCRIQLRDLANKGLIPGVTKSSW; this is encoded by the coding sequence ATGGCGAAACTGAGTTCAGTCAACAAGAACGAGCGCCGCAAGCGCATGGTCAAGCAGTATGCCCCGAAGTACGCGGCACTGAAGGCGATCGCAGCGGACAAGACGCTCGACGATGGTGAGCGTCTGATCGCTCGCCTCAAGATGGCGGCACTGCCGCGCAACGCGAACCCGACCCGCATCCGTAACCGGTGCGAGCTGACCGGTCGCCCGCGCGCCTATTACCGCAAGTTCCGGCTCTGCCGTATTCAGCTGCGCGATCTGGCCAACAAGGGCCTCATCCCCGGCGTCACGAAGTCGAGCTGGTAA
- the rplF gene encoding 50S ribosomal protein L6, whose protein sequence is MSRIGKKPVTVPAGITPTIENKQLTMKGPKGTLKMPLRDEISYTIEDGGISVQPANDTKRARAFWGMQRTMVQNLVTGVSEGFTKKLLITGVGYRAAAQGRNLKLQLGYSHDVNIDVPEGIEVKTPDNTTIEISGSDKQMVGQLAAEIRQWRKPEPYKGKGIKYDGEFIFRKEGKKK, encoded by the coding sequence ATGAGCCGCATTGGTAAGAAGCCGGTCACCGTACCGGCCGGCATCACGCCGACCATCGAGAACAAGCAGCTGACGATGAAGGGCCCCAAAGGTACCCTCAAGATGCCGCTTCGCGACGAGATCAGCTACACGATCGAAGACGGCGGCATTTCGGTGCAGCCGGCCAACGACACCAAGCGTGCGCGCGCGTTCTGGGGCATGCAGCGGACCATGGTGCAGAACCTGGTCACCGGCGTGTCGGAAGGCTTCACCAAGAAGCTGCTGATCACCGGCGTCGGCTATCGTGCCGCAGCGCAGGGTCGCAACCTCAAGCTGCAGCTCGGCTACAGCCACGACGTCAACATCGACGTGCCGGAGGGGATCGAAGTCAAGACCCCCGACAACACGACGATCGAGATCTCGGGTTCGGACAAGCAGATGGTCGGTCAGCTGGCCGCGGAAATTCGTCAGTGGCGCAAGCCTGAGCCTTACAAGGGCAAGGGTATCAAGTACGACGGCGAGTTCATCTTCCGCAAGGAAGGGAAGAAGAAGTAA
- the rpmD gene encoding 50S ribosomal protein L30, translating to MATIKITQTGSPIRREKDQRATLIGLGLNKMHRTRELEDSPEVRGMIRKVQHMVSVEG from the coding sequence ATGGCAACCATCAAGATCACGCAGACCGGTTCGCCGATCCGCCGCGAGAAGGACCAGCGCGCAACGCTGATCGGTCTCGGCCTGAACAAGATGCACAGGACCCGCGAGCTGGAAGACAGCCCAGAGGTCCGCGGCATGATCCGCAAGGTGCAGCACATGGTGTCGGTCGAAGGCTGA
- a CDS encoding MFS transporter has translation MTTLASNRRILAASLVGTAVEFYDFYIYATAAALVFGPLFFAGQSDSAQLLLSYATFGLAFVARPVGAVVFGHFGDRVGRKSTLVASLLLMGGSTVGIAFLPTYAQVGWIAPALLCLMRLGQGLGLGGEWGGAALLAVENAPPHRKNTWGMFPPLGAPVGFLAANGLFLIIGLVLDDAQFLAWGWRIPFLLSAILVGLGLWVRLKLTETPAFLEAEATEALPKVPIATLLTKHLRATLAGTFGVIACFALFYLATAFALGYGTKTLGYSREAFLAVELVAIWFLAGGVIVASVLADRHSAARMLAIGFAGCIGVGALMGPMLGSGSLFTVWLWLSGALFVMGFAYGPLGGWLPSLFPAGVRYTGVSMTFNLGGVLGGALAPIVAEALAPRGLWLVGGYLMAAGVLSLGGLLILGRTATAKR, from the coding sequence ATGACGACACTCGCCTCCAACCGCCGTATTCTCGCCGCCAGTCTGGTCGGCACCGCGGTCGAGTTCTACGATTTCTACATCTACGCGACCGCCGCCGCGCTCGTGTTCGGCCCGCTGTTCTTCGCCGGGCAATCCGACTCGGCGCAATTACTCCTCAGCTACGCGACGTTCGGCCTCGCCTTCGTCGCGCGGCCAGTCGGCGCGGTCGTGTTCGGACACTTCGGCGACCGCGTCGGGCGCAAGTCCACCTTGGTTGCGTCGCTGTTGCTGATGGGAGGATCGACCGTCGGGATCGCGTTCCTGCCGACCTACGCACAAGTCGGCTGGATCGCGCCGGCGTTGCTGTGCTTGATGCGGCTGGGGCAGGGGCTAGGCCTCGGCGGCGAATGGGGCGGGGCGGCATTGCTCGCGGTCGAGAACGCGCCGCCGCACCGCAAGAACACCTGGGGAATGTTCCCGCCGCTCGGGGCGCCAGTGGGCTTCCTTGCCGCCAACGGGCTGTTCCTGATCATCGGGCTGGTGCTCGACGATGCGCAGTTCCTTGCCTGGGGCTGGCGGATTCCGTTCCTGCTGAGCGCGATCCTGGTGGGGCTCGGTCTATGGGTACGGCTTAAGCTGACCGAGACGCCCGCCTTCCTCGAAGCCGAAGCGACCGAGGCGCTGCCCAAGGTACCGATCGCGACGCTCCTTACGAAGCATCTGCGCGCGACGTTGGCAGGCACGTTCGGCGTCATCGCATGCTTCGCGCTGTTCTACCTCGCGACCGCGTTTGCGCTCGGCTACGGCACCAAGACCCTAGGCTATTCTCGCGAGGCATTCCTGGCGGTCGAACTCGTCGCGATCTGGTTTCTTGCAGGCGGCGTGATTGTGGCCAGCGTGCTGGCGGACCGGCATTCCGCCGCGCGGATGCTCGCGATCGGGTTTGCCGGGTGCATCGGCGTCGGCGCGCTGATGGGGCCGATGCTGGGCTCGGGATCGCTGTTCACGGTGTGGCTGTGGCTGTCGGGCGCGCTGTTCGTGATGGGGTTCGCCTACGGCCCGCTCGGCGGATGGCTGCCGAGCCTGTTCCCGGCCGGAGTGCGCTACACCGGCGTATCGATGACGTTCAATCTTGGCGGGGTGCTCGGCGGTGCGCTGGCACCGATCGTGGCGGAGGCGCTGGCGCCGCGCGGGTTGTGGCTGGTCGGCGGGTATCTGATGGCGGCGGGGGTGCTGAGTTTGGGTGGCCTGCTGATCCTAGGCCGCACCGCCACCGCCAAACGATAG
- the secY gene encoding preprotein translocase subunit SecY — MASAADQMAQSISLSKFAKATDLKKRLWFTIGALIIFRLLSYVPLPGVDPTALGLLSQQTQGGVLDFFNTFSGGSLSRMSLIALGVMPYITASIVVQLATSLSPTLAAIKKDGESGRKRLNQYTRYGTVGLTAVQGYFIAVGLETLGAAQGIQAVIEPGMMFRVAAVISLIGGTMFLMWLGEQITSRGIGNGVSLIIMAGIVAHLPVTLVNLLEGGRSGSLDPIKLIGIVVAVVVLILFICFMERAQRRILIQYPKRQTQRGMQADRSHLPLKINTAGVIPPIFASSLLLMPLTISQFAGQRVAGESNWGDFIITLNQYLQHGSPVYMLLYGAGIIFFSFFYTAVVFNPEETADNLKRNGGFIPGIRPGKNTENYFDYVLTRITVIGAAYLTIICLLPEYLVTALQIPFYLGGTSLLIVVNVTMDTVTQIQSHLLAHQYGDLIKKAKLKGNRLR; from the coding sequence ATGGCATCCGCAGCCGACCAGATGGCGCAAAGCATCAGCCTTTCGAAATTCGCGAAGGCGACCGACCTCAAGAAGCGGTTGTGGTTCACGATCGGTGCGCTGATCATTTTCCGCCTGCTCAGCTATGTCCCGCTGCCGGGTGTCGACCCCACCGCGCTCGGTTTGCTCTCGCAGCAGACGCAGGGCGGCGTGCTCGACTTCTTCAACACCTTCTCGGGTGGCTCGCTCAGCCGCATGTCGCTGATCGCGCTCGGCGTGATGCCCTACATCACCGCCTCGATCGTGGTGCAGCTCGCGACCTCGCTGTCGCCGACGCTCGCCGCCATCAAGAAGGACGGCGAATCGGGCCGCAAGCGCCTCAACCAGTACACCCGCTACGGCACCGTCGGCCTGACCGCGGTGCAGGGCTATTTCATCGCCGTCGGCCTTGAAACGCTCGGTGCCGCACAAGGCATTCAGGCGGTCATCGAGCCCGGCATGATGTTCCGCGTCGCCGCGGTCATCTCGCTGATTGGCGGTACGATGTTCCTGATGTGGCTTGGCGAGCAGATCACCAGCCGCGGCATCGGCAACGGCGTCTCGCTGATCATCATGGCCGGCATCGTCGCGCATCTGCCCGTCACGCTCGTCAACCTGCTCGAAGGCGGTCGCTCGGGCTCGCTCGATCCGATCAAGCTGATCGGCATCGTCGTCGCGGTGGTCGTGCTGATCCTCTTCATCTGCTTTATGGAGCGCGCACAGCGCCGCATCCTGATCCAGTATCCCAAGCGCCAGACGCAGCGCGGCATGCAGGCCGATCGCAGCCATCTGCCGCTGAAGATCAACACCGCCGGTGTGATCCCGCCGATCTTTGCGTCGTCGCTGCTGCTGATGCCGCTGACGATCTCGCAGTTCGCCGGCCAGCGCGTCGCAGGCGAATCGAACTGGGGCGATTTCATCATCACCCTCAACCAGTACCTGCAGCATGGCAGCCCTGTGTACATGCTGCTGTACGGCGCCGGCATCATCTTCTTTTCGTTCTTTTACACCGCGGTCGTCTTCAACCCCGAGGAAACCGCCGACAATCTGAAGCGCAATGGCGGGTTCATCCCCGGCATCCGCCCGGGCAAGAACACCGAGAATTACTTCGACTACGTGCTGACCCGCATCACCGTGATCGGCGCCGCGTATCTGACGATCATCTGCCTGTTGCCGGAATATCTGGTGACCGCGTTGCAGATCCCGTTCTACCTCGGTGGCACCAGCCTGCTGATCGTCGTCAACGTGACGATGGACACGGTGACGCAGATTCAGTCGCATCTGCTGGCACACCAGTATGGCGACCTGATCAAGAAGGCGAAGCTCAAGGGCAATCGACTTCGTTAA
- a CDS encoding sensor histidine kinase, whose translation MAIRLSVTARIALLSIALALVSNLALVGFVWKTTSADAIDAIRRETTEQSEALRAVWRSGGLPAIRQAIGSAVVPGDVSLVLAVVDPKGRAVVGIAPERLAVPLRVTQFRIARLGADELWSARETGYALHPLGTYWLLTGRNLDLIAAEERAIERALAVAVFLSLALGVLGGLVLTRYVGRRLDGIAKAIEAAGEGDLSRRVDMIAGGGDAFDRLAARLNVMLGKLEGVMAELRIVTDSLAHDLRSPLARLRTKTEQAVLIADPDAREAALGGLLVETDLVMRMLTMVIEISRSGSVSRDRFIEVSPANLLEEIGELYAPVAEDAGLVFTIAIDDRPPPMKLHRELISQAITNLIDNALRHGAGGGEVTLRIVHQTDGVAIQVEDRGPGIAAADRAQALKRFGRLDSARSTPGAGLGMALIEAVARLHDGRFELADNAPGLIARIVLPL comes from the coding sequence GTGGCGATCCGCCTTTCGGTAACCGCCCGGATCGCGCTTCTGTCGATAGCATTGGCGCTGGTCTCGAATCTTGCGCTGGTCGGCTTCGTCTGGAAGACCACCAGCGCCGATGCGATCGATGCGATCCGCCGCGAAACGACTGAGCAATCGGAAGCCTTGCGCGCGGTCTGGCGCAGCGGTGGCCTCCCCGCAATCCGCCAGGCGATCGGCAGCGCGGTAGTCCCCGGCGACGTCTCGCTCGTTCTCGCGGTAGTCGATCCGAAGGGCAGGGCGGTGGTCGGCATCGCCCCCGAACGCCTGGCGGTGCCTCTCCGCGTCACGCAGTTCCGTATCGCACGACTCGGTGCGGACGAACTCTGGTCGGCGCGCGAGACCGGGTACGCGCTGCACCCGCTCGGCACCTACTGGCTTCTCACCGGCCGCAACCTCGACCTGATTGCCGCCGAGGAACGCGCGATCGAGCGAGCCCTCGCGGTTGCGGTATTCCTGTCGCTGGCGTTGGGCGTGCTCGGCGGCCTCGTCCTGACGCGGTATGTCGGCCGCCGGCTCGACGGTATTGCGAAAGCGATCGAAGCAGCCGGAGAGGGCGATCTGTCACGCCGCGTCGACATGATCGCTGGCGGCGGCGATGCGTTCGATCGGTTGGCGGCCCGCCTCAACGTCATGCTCGGCAAGCTCGAAGGTGTGATGGCGGAGCTGCGGATCGTTACCGACAGCCTCGCGCACGATCTCCGCTCGCCGCTCGCCCGTCTCCGCACCAAGACAGAACAGGCGGTATTGATCGCCGACCCCGATGCGCGCGAGGCCGCGCTTGGAGGCTTGCTGGTCGAAACCGATCTCGTCATGCGGATGCTGACGATGGTGATCGAGATCAGCCGCTCGGGTTCGGTCTCACGCGACCGCTTCATCGAGGTATCGCCCGCGAACCTCCTCGAAGAGATCGGCGAGCTTTACGCGCCGGTCGCGGAGGACGCCGGGCTCGTCTTCACGATCGCGATCGACGACCGGCCGCCGCCCATGAAGCTTCACCGCGAACTCATCAGTCAGGCGATCACGAATTTGATCGACAACGCGCTCCGCCACGGTGCCGGCGGGGGCGAGGTCACGTTGCGCATCGTCCATCAGACCGACGGCGTCGCGATCCAGGTCGAAGACCGCGGCCCCGGCATCGCCGCCGCCGATCGGGCACAGGCGCTGAAACGCTTCGGCCGCCTCGACAGTGCCCGCTCCACGCCCGGTGCAGGCCTTGGCATGGCGCTTATCGAAGCCGTCGCGCGCCTTCACGACGGTCGTTTCGAACTCGCGGACAACGCCCCCGGCCTGATCGCCCGCATCGTCCTCCCCCTCTGA
- a CDS encoding winged helix-turn-helix domain-containing protein: protein MSRKILIVEDDASTSAYLAKGLAEAGHAIEACADGRDGLFLASEGIFDLIIADRMLPGLDGLSMVSAIRAAGIATPVLILSALAAVDDRVDGLKAGADDYLCKPFSFAELSARIEALVRRSDRAATEPQKTKLSVGDLEIDLLARAVSRAGRSIPLGAREFNLLEFLARHAGQVVTRTMMLEKIWNYHFDPGSNVVDVHIGRLRRKLEDGFPTPILHTVRGAGYRLAVEG, encoded by the coding sequence TTGAGCCGCAAGATTTTGATCGTCGAGGACGATGCGTCGACCTCCGCCTATCTTGCCAAGGGTCTCGCGGAAGCCGGCCATGCGATCGAAGCCTGTGCGGACGGCCGCGATGGCCTGTTCCTGGCGAGCGAAGGCATTTTCGACCTTATTATAGCCGATCGCATGCTGCCCGGACTGGACGGCTTGTCGATGGTCAGCGCGATCCGTGCCGCCGGCATCGCCACCCCGGTGCTGATCCTGTCGGCACTTGCGGCGGTCGACGACCGCGTCGATGGCCTCAAGGCCGGCGCCGACGACTATCTCTGCAAACCCTTCTCGTTCGCCGAATTGTCAGCGCGAATCGAGGCGCTGGTTCGGCGCTCCGATCGCGCTGCCACCGAACCGCAAAAGACCAAGCTTTCCGTCGGTGACCTTGAGATTGACCTTCTCGCCCGCGCCGTCTCGCGTGCCGGCCGCTCGATCCCGCTCGGCGCGCGCGAATTCAACCTGCTCGAATTTCTCGCCCGCCACGCCGGCCAGGTCGTGACCCGCACGATGATGCTCGAGAAGATCTGGAACTATCATTTCGACCCGGGCTCGAACGTGGTCGACGTGCACATCGGCCGCCTCCGCCGCAAGCTCGAGGACGGCTTCCCCACGCCGATTCTGCACACCGTGCGGGGGGCAGGATACCGGCTCGCCGTCGAAGGCTGA
- the rpsH gene encoding 30S ribosomal protein S8 gives MAVTDPLGDLLTRIRNGQRAKKDSVLTPASKLRVRVLDVLQREGYIRGYSEEQMGPAAGLRIELKYFEGQPAIKHVARVSKPGRRVYSGSQELPRVRNGLGITIVSTPRGVLSDSEAREQNVGGEVLAEVF, from the coding sequence ATGGCAGTGACCGATCCCCTGGGTGATTTGCTCACCCGTATCCGTAATGGCCAGCGCGCGAAGAAGGACTCCGTCCTCACGCCGGCGTCGAAGCTGCGCGTCCGCGTGCTCGACGTTCTGCAGCGCGAAGGCTACATCCGTGGCTATAGCGAAGAGCAGATGGGCCCCGCGGCCGGCCTTCGCATCGAGCTGAAGTATTTCGAGGGCCAGCCTGCGATCAAGCATGTTGCGCGCGTCTCGAAGCCCGGCCGTCGCGTCTATTCCGGCTCGCAGGAACTCCCGCGCGTCCGTAACGGCCTCGGCATCACTATCGTCTCGACGCCCCGCGGCGTGCTGTCGGATTCCGAAGCACGCGAGCAGAACGTCGGCGGCGAAGTCCTCGCGGAGGTGTTCTGA